The Zea mays cultivar B73 chromosome 7, Zm-B73-REFERENCE-NAM-5.0, whole genome shotgun sequence DNA segment gattgccttcttcctttctcatttcttttctcaagtgatttgtaatcgaagcaggagacacctaagtgtgtggtggtccttgcagggtctaagtgacccgggagatTAAAGAAAAGGCTcacccggtctaagtgaccgtttgagatagggaaagggttgaaagtgacccggtctttgtgaccacctcaaccgggactaggttctttagaactgaacctcggtaaaacaaatcaccgtgttcatctgctttatttcttggttgatttgttttcccctctctaccGGATTTGGATTTACTTCTAAcgataacctcggcttgtagcttGTGTTTAAagctataaatttcagatttcgcctatccaccccctcctctaggcgaTTTTCAGTTCTACCGCATACAAACTCTCAATCAACAAGCGGTTTAAGTCAGAAACGACTTAAACCGGCACAACATACCTGCACGCTTACATAActtagggtgattactataccctaccaacggagcaatcgacttaagtcggaaatGTCTTAAGtcgatgcgacatgctcacgcttacataacTTAGGGTGATTACTTACCCTACTaatagagcaatcggcttaagttagAAATGACTTAAGtcgatgcgacatgctcacgcttacgtaacttagggtgattactataccctaccaacggagcaatcggcttaagtcggaaacgtcttaagtcggtgcgacatgctcacgcttgcaTAACTTAGGGGTGATCACTCtaccctactaacgaagcaatcagcttaagtcgaaaatgccttaagtcggtgcgacatgctcaagcTTACATAGcttagggtgattactataccctactaacgaagcaatcggcttaagtcggaaacgccttaagtcggtgcgacatgctcacgcttgcaTACTTGAGGGTGATTACAACACCCTACTAACGGaataatcggcttaagtcagaaaaACCTTAAGTCGACACAGCGTGCTCACGCATACATGAACTCTACGATGTGCCATCTCGACAAGAAATACCAACTCAATGAAAAGTGTTTTCTGTTCGAACGAATCAAAATTTGTCTTCATTACACAATTACTGTGCAGGAGCGTTCTCGCAAGGGACCTTGCCAGCAGGATCACCAGAGGGAGAAGGTTTACTCATACCAGCGGACGAAGACCTTTAttgaattgattatttcaaaatcaactcaaagctcgggggctacacccaacggATTCACAAAACTTTTAAGCCaagtgctgatttctaaagcataagatgaagacctttaaattgattatttcaaaatcaactcaaagctcggggctacacccattgggtgcaccttcgatgCATCCAACAGATTCACAAAACTTTGAAGCCcagtgctgatttctaaagcataagacgaagacctttgaattgattatttcaaaatcaactcaaagctcgggggctacacctgttgggtgcaccttcggtgcacccaacggATTCACAAAACTTTGAAGCCAagtgttgatttctaaagcataagacgaAGACCTTCgaattgattatttcaaaatcaactcaaaactcgggggctacacccattggatgCACCTTCGGTGCATCCAACGGATTCACAAAACTTTGAAGCCGAGTGccaatttctaaagcataagacgaagacctttgaattgattatttcaaaatcaactcaaagctcgggggctacacccattcacCCAACGGATTCACAAAACTTCAAAGTCgagtgctgatttctaaagcataagatgaagatctttgaattgattatttaaaaatcaactcaaagctcgggggctacacccaacggAGTTATAAACGTTTCAAGTCATACGATGAGCCCGTAAGCAAGAACCAGGAACCTTTGaatcgattatttcaaaatcaactcaaagattggggcttgtgggggacagatatcccccggctccactcgggggctacacccaacggAGTTATAAACGTTTCAAGTCATACGATGAGCCCGTAAGCAAGAAGCAGGAACCTTTGaatcgattatttcaaaatcaactcaaagattggggcttgtgggggacaaatATCCCCTGGCTCCACTCGGGGGCGAAAACTCTGCTCGGGGCCATATGTCAGTCGTTCCTCAGTGACGTCTCATCGTGTGTCGGGCAATGGAAACGACAGAAATGGGCCGACCCTGGAGTGCGAAGGGCCCACGCCCGGATTACTCACGTCTTGGGCGTGATCACGTTGAGGCTGGTCGTTTTTCCCGCACCCGACATCCTCAAACGCCGGAGATAGCTCAGAGCGGAGGCGCCGGGTTTTCCTCGGGATAGCGAAGCTAGGAGATAAGCAGAAAAAGGGTGATCAGCGTGTACGCGGGAAGCACCCTACGGTCGTGTATATAAAGCCAAGGGGGATCCCCATCACTTTCATCTCATTAGCACCTCACAACTTGGTAGACATCGCTTGTAAACACTTCACACATACAAAGCCAccctaggaagtagggtattacactcCTCAAAGTGGCCCGAACCTGCTGAAACTCGCTTGACTCTCTCTCTCGTGCCctcggcacgaaccatcgagttacaatccacgacaccgtcctacccaaaagcaccatgaGGGtacccccgggtgtgcggtcggacactaaACACCGACACCTATCTCATCACTCTCAAGTAGATCTTTCGCTACCTTCGCGGCTCCATCGACTATGACCTCCTCCTTCGACCCTCCTCGATGTCGAAGcttgtggtctacaccgacgccgaCTAGGCTGGTTGCCCCAACATGCGAGGGACTACTTCCGGTTACGTCGTGTTCCTGAGCAccaacctcgtctcctgggcCACCAAGTGGTAGcctgtcgtctctcgctccagcgtcGACACCGAGTACCTCATTGTGACCAACGGCGTGGCCGAGGCTTCCTAGCTTCGCCAGCTTCTCCAAGAGCTCCATAGCCCCCTCCAGCGCATCACCCTCATCTACTATACGACAACGTCCGCGCGgttacctctccaccaatcctgTGCAACATCAGtgcacgaagcacgtggagatcgatCTACACTTCGTTCGCGAGTGCGTCGTCGTCGATGACGTTCAGGTTCGTAGCTTCCCGACTACGTTGAAGTTGGCCGACATATTCTCCAAGGGGATGTCATCGAGTGTGTTCTCCGACTTTCGATCCGGTCTCAACATCTGTGCAGTGGTTAGAACCCCGTTAGGGTTAGAGTTTTGAGGCTAGTCCCCTTGTAATACGTGCATACCCTTGTGTAATGGGCCATGCACATGTACTATTGGTCTATTAATACATGTCCCAAccttagttagggttagggtttcattcTCCAACTAACACCATGAATTTGAAACACAGATGATGATGTCAACAGAAGTGGTTGTGCTGGGCTCTTCAGAAGGTAGTTGTGACATGCATGGAAGCCAGAATAATGGCAACATCTATGGTAACAGCGATTTAGCGAGAATAATGGCACATGAGCAACTGAGTGATGTTACCCCAACTCTACCCTAGTATTCATCGAAAAAGGTTTTTTTACATCCATACCCATACTTTGGACTCTCTCCTCAATGCTACCCCTAGTTTTACCTCGTCCTCAGTTTATTTTCTCCATCCACAATTGAACTAGCATCAGTGTCGTCCATCCATGCTACGTCCGTCAAACATCTTTCACCGTCTAGTTGGGCTGTCGTTCCAAAACAAAAAAATGCACAAAGTAGAAGAACGCGTTGCGGTAAAGGGGATCAAACACAACATCTCAGTAAATGTCAGTTAACACATGGAAACGATACACCACTACAAATACATCAAACTTCCTACTCTTGATTtaataagagcatctccaacaatgactCAAACTAATGCCTCAAATCGAAATATAGGGCTCTACACAGGAAAAACCACTCCAACAGTGCCTCAATTCAACAAATTTTGTTAAAAAATTATAGGCCACCCTCTCAAGtgtctcaaatatactacaccgtagtgggctgccctataatctagatttgagactttactgttggagcggagtgttttgttggtgccctaaattctataaaatttacttatttttaaattataaggcatttttataggtcgcgttgttggagatgctctaacgaAACTATTTCACTTGATATGTCCAGCCGCTATTATCTATAATTCAAAAGAATTATTGCACACGTTCTGGTACAAATTATTATTTAAACCGTAGGTATCTAAAATAAAGCCGTCCCAAACAGGCCTTGAATGTTCTCACTTTTCCAGTGCCTGACTTGTGGCTAGATAGTACTAGTAAAGACCAATCACTAACTCGACAAAACTTGCATAAGTTGGTTTTCAGTTTTGCATGTATTTTACCTCAAAATGGTCATAAGTGAAAGAATGGTAATTCTGGTCCATGTGAAATGAAATCAATGCTGTTGAAACATTGTACAGGCACAAGTTCCTTTGTGTGATTCTCATAAAAAGTTTTCATCTATCAGTACCGGATGTTTGAGCATATCCAAGAGCTCTCTACAAAATAACTCCTGAAAATCAGTTTTAATAGACATCTAAAAACTTAATGGTGATAGATTTTAATCCTTTCTCCAACAAATCCCATAAAGCGACAGATTGTTTCTGGAGAGTCCAAAAAACACCTCATTTGTATTAAGGGTCATGAAAAAGTTGGAAGCGCTTTAGATGACATGTTtttgtgtttttccaaaaaaactTGATTTATTAGAGACTTCTGGAATCTCTTAGAGATGCTCTTAGTTTGTACATCTGTAAGCTAAATTCTCTGTTGAGATTGTCATTCTATATATTTGGTTATTGTACTGATCCTGCGCCACATCTGTTCAGCAGGGCTGCCTCCGCCTTCACGCCCGTGTGGAAGCTCTCAACTAAGAGGTCCGTGAGCGAGCCGGCCGAATTTTTCCTTTTTCAGCCCTACTTTTGAAAAATATTTACGTTTGGACCCTTAGAAATTTTATTTGTGGCGCCGAGGTAGGCGCCGAGGTATGACGTGGCAGCAATGGCTACCTGCGCCTAGGGCTGACCTGGCATCGATGTGGCGGCgacgcggcctcgtagctcggcgcctaTAAAACAGCCGCGCTGCTGGCCGAGAGCAGCACAATTCCTCTCATTTCAAAACTTCGTCAAATTTATTTGGATTCAAAGATTCGAGGTGGTTtacttcgtagaccaaggtatggtACCCAACTGATTtgttttgtatattgggttgttagttTCATAGTTGCTCATAGTTTCATAGTTTGatagtttgtgtaaacttattatattatcatttccATTATTAGTTTCATAGTTGCTCATAATATATATAGTATCATTAATATGATGAGTATATTTTATTTGATAGTTTGTGTAAACCTGTTATAAAGCATattaggtacaagtgataattataatcgtttattagatgaaagacatgtaccgagaggcgttgtggcagaaaagaggtcgtcctcgggagttatatccggacgtatctagtaaggatgctcctgttcctcctgaactccccgtgcctaactgtgactgttgcagactggcttgggtacaaGATTAGGTGAAGCAACAGAGAACAGACGCGGAGAAGAAACCGCACGCGCGGTTAAGTCCtaactcggcgccaagatctgtggcgccgagctaggtgccacgcCTGCAGCCATGGCCACGTCAACACTCGGCACCATagactatggcgccgagctgtgttagctcggcgccatagcctatgacgccgagctaagggtccaaatTTGAGATTAAATTTTTTTTAGATCTAAACGTGATTTTAatcctgttaaaaagctaaaatgcaaaaaaaaaaatTCGGGCGAGCCGGGATCTGCCGAGTGCCCACGCTTCGTTTGTGATGGCACTCATCACCGTCTTGTCCTCCATGGGCCCATGCCAGCTCGGAAAGCTTTTTGTCGTCATCTGATGACGAGGCAGCAACCTGATGGGTTGTTCCATTATTACTACTACCCAGTACCCACCAGCGCCAGTTCTTCTTTATTATGGCACCGGTAGGTTGAGGCGGTACGAGCACGCAGTGGCGAACCTAAGATTTGATCACAGGGTATGCGATAGAAAAAATGTCTTATGCAATTTGGTAAACCATTAATAATTCGGTAAAACCACATTCTAATTCGGTAAAACCATATAGAGTACGACGATAAATCTTGATACAAATTGTTCAAATGAAATACATATAATTTAAAGTATAGCTATAGAAGAGACTTACAATATTACTTGTTGATCCTCCTCTTTTCTAATGACATGAATGACTCAATTATATCACATTCATCAACTTAGAAGAAAATATCTCGCTCAATAAACGTGAGTAGACAATCATCCAAAATAGTATCACCTAGCTTATTTCTTGATTTTGATTTCACTATAACCAATGCAGAAAATACCCTTTCAACACTCGCAGTTGCCACCGGTAAAAGCAATACCAATTTGAGAACCAGTAGACGAAGAACCTACGAGTATATCTGATAATCTGATATATATTGAAGATGATATAATCTGATTTAGAGAAGGACTGAACTCACTGAAGGGTGGCGGCGGCAGGGCACTAGGGCGGCTCTCAGACTCTCAGTTTCCGGCGCGCGCGGTGGGCTACGGATCTGCAGCGGGTAGCAAGCAGAAGCTAATTACGTTTCACTAATTGGGCTATGTACGGACCTGCGCGCGACGGGCCAGACCAAGGAGCGGCGTGCTCTCTGCTGTGTCATGGGTGATGGGCCTTAGCGTCCACTCGTCGTCTCGTCCAGTCCAGAtatatttttctttctttttccatTTTAGTTTCTACATACAACAATACtattatataatatgtaaatatTCACTGATTTTGCAGGGTATGCGGGTGCATACCCAGCATACCCTGTGCATCCGCCACTGCGAGCACGGAGAACGCTGTACAACCATAATAACGTTGGAAATGGATCTGATAACAAGGAAACACAAGGTTCGTCACCACTGTGTGTGTTCATCTTGAGAAATGACACCGGAGGAATGACTACTTGCAATGATCACCGGCAGATCAAACAGAAATCTTGAGGCCCATCGTCTCATATGTTCTTTGGGAATTCTAGTTTAGTGCTTGGTGGCCTATCCAAGGCTATGGCCAGCAGCTAAGCTCGTGCATATGGTCGTGCAAAGTGCTCATTCCGTTCTCAAATATATGACGTCGTTGATTTTTTTAAAAACTTTGATCACTCATCTTATTTAAAATAATTATTTAAAAATGTAAATTTTTAAGTCATGTTCAAACaaccttaagtgataaaacaaattaTAACAAATAAATGATAGTTCACATTTTTTCTGAATAAAACGAATAGTCCAAATTTTCAAAAAAAAGTCAACGACATTATATATTTAAAAACATAGGTAGCATTATTTTGCACTATAGATTGCACCGTTTACGGGTGAAGATTGAAATGAGACATTGTGATAAGTAAGCTGAAAAATGGAATACATGTCCTGGCTACTAGTAACCTATATATACTAATCTTGGACCAACTGCTAATCTAGCAATATGATACTGCTTGTTTTAGATTTTAAAGTATAATTTTATGCTTGCGATTAGTATTTTTCCCACATTATGATCTGATAATTACAAGAAGCCccagggcttccaatagttacagAAAGCCCCAGCCACCATCTGGTCCGCGCCCAACGACTAGGTGCATGCGGCCGAGCGTGTCCCGCTGCCATGTACTATAGGTCAAACCTTCCCACACGCATCAATCAAACCTCCGGTCAAACATCGAACCCCTCGCGTGGCACGCAAGCTATAAATTTTGGTTATGTTTTTAGTGCAAATAGCGTAAATAGTTCACAAAAATAGCGTAAATAGTTCATAGCAATAACATAAAAACATCTCCTAGACATTGGACCACGTCCACACGAGCAGACGCATGCATGCAGATCCTATTTTTTTATGTTAAATCCGATATTTATGGCAAATCGTGGGAGTTTTCATTGCATGTGCGTAAATTTTAGATGACATTTTCGTTTTCACTACATACACACAAAAAATGGATGTCTCCATAAATATAAAATCGCTTCAGTAGCCATGCAGTTAGACTCGTTAGAACTACTTTATGATATATATCAATaataattatactacacggtgtatgtATTCATGCAGATCGATACACTACGTAAAAATTTGTTTCCTtctgcatgcgcataaatttaggatggTAGTAATGTGTGATGAAAGGAAATGGATTGGCatgtatggaaacaaaaaaattTATTTAATtgttttattttctccataaatataggatcactcAAACAACCATGTAGTTAGCTTCGTTAGAAATAGTTTATGATATATGACAATAATAATTATGCTAcaaggtgtaggtatttatgcaatacaGTACATGCGTAAAGATCGGGCATGTAGTTCACTAGTGGACGGATCACCATGTTCAAGCGTAAAAACCATCGATTTTGAGCGTAAACACATGCAGTTATGAGTGTAAATACTGATCCAACATTCATGCGGTTCCTTTTTTATGCAGATACGATAATTATGGCAACCACTAGGCACATGATTatggtttctatttttatgcagATATGAAAATTATGGCAGGTCATGTGAGTTTCTATTGCTTGCGCATAAATTTTGAATGTCATTTCTGTTCCCACGGCATACACATAAAAATTAAATGGCTGATATCGCGCAAAACATAAATTGTCATAGAaagttgcataaatacctacaccatgtatCACAATTAATGAAAAACAATCCTAATATAGGCTCAACCAACAGCCGCATGCATAAACAAAGGATTGGAGGAGGTCATCGCTGAAGGATGCCACCAAGACCACCAGATCGGAGGAGTTGATCAGTGAAGGACGCCCGAACCGTCGTACAGATCGTCGACCCTCACAACCTGCGCCTCGCGCGACGCTGTCGCCGTCGGAGCCACCTGCGCCTGGCGTGACCACTGCCGCCGAAGACGGCCACGCCTCGCGCGACCACTGGAGGGTGCAACACTGTCGTGCGCACATGGGGAGCCGCCACACGAGCCTCTGCCCGCTTGCTCCTCCCCGGGCCGCGACCGGCGCTCGCTCCTCCGAGGCCACCATTGCCGTTGCGCGCGATTTCGGGGTCGTCGCCATCGACGAGTGAGGGGGCGCGGATGGCTTGCTCGTGCCTCCTGGGCCGCCTACGCCGCGCACGCCTCCTGGATCACCGTCGCCACTCGTTCCTCGGGGAACCGCTGCCGTTGCTCGTGCGTCAGGATGGTGGCATCAAAAAATAAACCCTAGAGGTCTAGAACTCATTTTATAGACACCGGAACCTGATTAGGTTGGACCGCGTAGCTTAGTGTCTGACGTGGGtttctctagttattggaagtccAGATCTTTATATATATATGAACTACAAAACTTATTGAAGGTGTTGTTGTCCCTTTCTGTTAGAGAGCGTATGTATGTCGCTTAATTCTTTCATCATCTCCTTGTTATCTATTATATATATTCTGAGGATACCTAAGCTACTATCTGCTTTTTTTAGTCTACAGAGAACACTATGATGAAAGTCACTATTCTAAAACAAAGATTGAGGTTTATTAGTTTGAGGATGTTCAGAAAAGACATCCCAACAGTTCTGCTAGAGGCCTGTTTATATAAAAAATTTAAAAAGAACCAAAATGTTTTTTTTTACCTTTGGTGACCGGCCAGGCAGCACACGCAGCCCTGCCCTTGCTCTGCCTGCCCGAGCGGTGCAGGCGCAGCCTCAGTACTCTCACTCGCTTCTCCATCTACGGCAGCTCCGTCCCCAGCTGCAGCAGCTTCCCTGGTAGCGGTGAATATCTATCTGTTCGTGGCCGCCTCATCTCCGGTCTGTACAGCCATTCGAATGAGGTGCACTCGTTCGGCGGATTTTTGGAAGCAAGTTTGTGCAATATTTCAAATAAATACTAATTCCCAGTCAGAGATGGAATGGCTCCGTCCCAAGGACCAAATGCATTGCATCTCTGTTAAATTGTGTGGGCACTGGGCAGCGGTGGATTAAATTTAAATTGACGTCGCTATAAATTGTGCGCAACGTGTGCTTCGGAAACAACCGTACCGGCTGAGTGTTTAGACCGGCCGACGCCGATCTAACAACGACCGACCGAGCGTTAGGTCCCTAGCTTTCCGAAACACGCGTACGACTATAGTATATATAGAGTTATAGACTGACTCCAAAAAACACAAGACCGAGTTAGCAGCAGCAGACGACAGCCCAATTTCTCTAAGCGGCGCCAGCTCAGCAAacaaaccatatatatatatgcatgatGATGGCTTGATGCCGCAACGAATGATGACGGCGTTTTTTTTTTGTTTAAATTTGCGTCCCCCAACGAACGCCGAGACTCAAAAAACTCGACGAACCGATGAACAGAAGAGCGTGGATGTGACCGTCCACCGGATTGGCAGCACCTTATGTAGATCACTCCAACGTCTTTCCCGCTCGCTGGATGTACGCGTCTACACAGCGACCCGCCAACCTTCTCTGCTCGCCCACCATGCATACTTACAATACTACAGTGGATCGAGTATATAAGCACACAGCACAGCTCCCAGGCTTCCATCGTATCCCCTCTCATTAATTCCAGCTCCAACATCTCTCTCCTAGCTACATCTCTCCACTGTCTGTTTGCCTGTCGAGGCCGGGCGCCAGCAGCAACAATGGCGAGGATGATCAGCCGGCCGGCCGTCCTCCTCTCCCCCCTGGCCATGATCGTCGTGGCCGCCGCCGTCATGGCGCTGGCACCGGCGCCGGTGGCCGCGACCAAGTACAACATCACCAAGATTCTGGCGCCCTACAAGGAGTACTCCAAGTTCAACGACATGCTGTCCAAGACGCGCCTCGCGTACGACATCAACCGGCGCCAGACCATCACCGTGCTGGCCGTCGACAACTCCGCCATGTCGGCGCTCGACCACTACTCGCTGCAGACCATCCGCCACATCCTCGAGCTGCACGTTCTCGTCGACTACTACGGCGACAAGAAGCTCAAGAAGCTCGCCCATGGCTCCACCGCTTCCTCCTCCATGTTCCAGGTATAAAATGTGCTCTTATATATGGCATGCATACAGTTAGAGAATTAGCATATAAAAGTAGGCCTGTGCATACTTCGACTAGGAATATAAAACTAGAACTGTATCCGTTTCAAAACATATCACTAACGCCCTTGGATCCTTATAATTGAATTCCATTGTAATGATATTAATAATTTAGGCAAAAGACCAATTAAGATCAAAAGCATGTTCTTATTTGGCTTCTCATTTACCCTATAGATTTTGTGTCCCCGTCTGTGAATTACTTGGTTTCaatagctagctaacttagctttATATATATATGCTGTCCATAAGACTAACAACTTTTCCCTACAGTTTTTTGGAAGTGGCCAATAGTTTGTATTTGCCTAAATATCTGCCATTACCATGGATTAGTATGTGAGGAATAATATTGTATTGTTGGCATAATTTGTTAGAGTTGGTGAGAAAGATACAAGCTATACTGGAGAAATATTATTGCAGGTCTATCTGAAAAATAGCAAAGCATGTACACTGTCTGAGAAATATAATTTTTTTCTAAATTAAAGGAGGGTATATACAGCTTGTCCAGTACTCCAGTCTGACTTATGATTGAACAACCTGTGTTCCTATTGCTTGATTCTAGTTAGTTGAGAAGGAGATTGCGTTGATTGAAACCTCCCATTTTTCAAACTCAATTGGGAGCTCCTTTATGATAAAGCCATGACatgattgctgttgaagcccgttGGTTCGCCGATAGGGATGGTTGGTAGGCTTCGGCTTGGAATTTCATTAGTGCTGGGAATCTGGGCCGGGCTTTTCGGGCCAGCACGAGCACGGCCCGaaaataagagcccaaagcacgGTCCGGCACGAAATAATATGGGCCGGGCTAGCACGGCTCGAagtcgggcttgggccgggcctcAATTTCCGACCCGTCGGGCCCCCAGCACGGCACGCATAGatgggccgggcttgggccggcacggcccaattGAGCCCAATctatttaatttctttaatttagtaagatatcgaCTGTATATTGTTGTTATATTTGGAGTTTATGTGGTTAAATAATGTTataattgtttaatatctttaatttagtaagctatgaattttatatgattataatattttgattttatgtggtcaaatatacgggccgggcttgggccggcacggcccaacgAAGGCACGACGTGGTTTAGGGCCGGGCTGGGCCACTGTTTTTACACTTCGGGCTGGCACGGCACGGCCCAAAAAATGTTTGGGCTTTCCTGGCCCGAACCCGTTTGGCACGAAGCACGATGGGCTTGGGCCGggctggcccggcccggcccaattcCCAGCACTAAATTTCATGCACCCAGTTGCTGTCAACTTTTAGCAAAACTTATTTCCTATTCTCTATATATAATATAATAGTGGATGAGTGCATGATCGATTTTCCCGAAACCGCATCATAATTCTGATGCAATCACCGTGAGAAGTTTTTCCATTTGCTGCTGACACTGTCGGTCCCCCATGCGCATGCATGGACATGTATACAGGCTACCGGGTCGGCGTCTGGCATGTCGGGGTACGTGAACATCACCCGGAAGGACGGCAAGGTTAGCTTCATGACGGAGGACGCCGACGACACCGCGAAGCCGTCCCGGTACGTCAAGTCCGTCAAGGAGTTCCCCTACGACATCGCCGTGCTCCAGGTGAGCTCCATCATCTCGTCCGCCGAGGCCGAGGCGCCGGTGCCGCCCCCGGCGCCCGTGGACCTCGAGGAGCTCCTATCCAAGA contains these protein-coding regions:
- the LOC100274054 gene encoding fasciclin-like arabinogalactan protein 2 codes for the protein MARMISRPAVLLSPLAMIVVAAAVMALAPAPVAATKYNITKILAPYKEYSKFNDMLSKTRLAYDINRRQTITVLAVDNSAMSALDHYSLQTIRHILELHVLVDYYGDKKLKKLAHGSTASSSMFQATGSASGMSGYVNITRKDGKVSFMTEDADDTAKPSRYVKSVKEFPYDIAVLQVSSIISSAEAEAPVPPPAPVDLEELLSKRYCKSFASLLSANAEVFRAVNETKDNGLTLFCPVDSAVAAFAATYKNLTAKAKAAILLYHAVPDYFSLQLLKSNNGMVTTLATASDKKMDYSYDVKNKGETVTLQTRVVTSSVTATVGDMEPLAVYAVNKFLQPKELFKVVEAPAPAPEPSKKKKAGRGGSDDDSSDDSGDSTADAEKGDAAPALLVRWLVTAVATAGVAYALMG